The Manis javanica isolate MJ-LG chromosome 4, MJ_LKY, whole genome shotgun sequence genome contains a region encoding:
- the AURKB gene encoding aurora kinase B isoform X2 — protein sequence MTQKENAYPWPYGRQTAHSGLNTLPQRVLQKELATPSALVLMSRSNAQPTATPGQKLVENNSGTTNLLMRFFTLDDFEIGRPLGKGKFGNVYLAREKKTHFIVALKVLFKSQIEKEGVEHQLRREIEIQAHLQHPNILRLYNYFYDRRRIYLILEYAPRGELYKELQKSSTFDEQRTATIMEELADALIYCHGKKVIHRDIKPENLLLGLQGELKIADFGWSVHAPSLRRKTMCGTLDYLPPEMIEGHTHNEKVDLWCIGVLCYELLVGNPPFESASHNETYRRIVKVDLKFPSSVPTGAQDLISRLLKHNPSERLPLAQVSAHPWVQAHSRRVLPPSALQSVP from the exons ATGACCCAGAAGGAGAATGCCTATCCATGGCCCTACGGCCGGCAGACG GCTCACTCTGGCCTAAACACCCTGCCCCAGAGAGTCCTCCAGAAGGAACTTGCCACGCCATCTGCACTTGTCCTCATGAGCCGTTCCAATGCCCAGCCCACAG CTACCCCAGGCCAGAAGCTGGTGGAGAACAATAGTGGGACAACCAACTTGTTAAT GCGGTTCTTCACACTTGACGACTTTGAGATTGGGCGTCCTTTGGGCAAAGGCAAGTTTGGAAATGTGTACTTGGCTCGGGAGAAGAAAACCCATTTCATCGTGGCACTCAAGGTCCTCTTCAAATCTCAGATAGAGAAGGAAGGTGTGGAGCACCAGCTGCGCAGGGAGATTGAAATCCAGGCCCATCTGCA GCATCCCAACATCTTGCGTCTCTACAACTATTTCTATGACCGGCGGAGGATCTACCTGATTCTGGAGTATGCCCCCCGAGGGGAGCTCTACAAGGAGCTGCAGAAGAGCAGCACTTTTGATGAACAGCGAACAGCCACG ATCATGGAGGAGTTGGCAGATGCTCTGATTTACTGCCATGGGAAGAAGGTGATTCACAGAGACATAAAGCCAGAGAATCTGCTCCTGGGGCTCCAGGGAGAGCTGAAGATTGCCGACTTTGGCTGGTCTGTGCACGCCCCCTCCCTGAG GAGGAAGACGATGTGTGGCACCCTGGACTACCTTCCCCCAGAGATGATTGAGGGGCACACACACAATGAGAAAGTGGATCTGTGGTGCATCGGGGTGCTCTGCTACGAGCTGCTGGTGGGAAACCCACCCTTCGAGAGTGCTTCACACAATGAGACATATCGGCGCATTGTCAAG GTGGACCTGAAGTTcccttcctctgtgcctacaGGAGCCCAGGACCTCATCTCCAGGCTGCTCAAACATAACCCCTCAGAACGCCTGCCCCTGGCCCAGGTCTCAGCCCACCCTTGGGTCCAGGCCCACTCTCGGAGGgtgctgcctccctctgcccttcaGTCTGTCCCCTGA
- the AURKB gene encoding aurora kinase B isoform X3 — protein sequence MALRPADATPGQKLVENNSGTTNLLMRFFTLDDFEIGRPLGKGKFGNVYLAREKKTHFIVALKVLFKSQIEKEGVEHQLRREIEIQAHLQHPNILRLYNYFYDRRRIYLILEYAPRGELYKELQKSSTFDEQRTATIMEELADALIYCHGKKVIHRDIKPENLLLGLQGELKIADFGWSVHAPSLRRKTMCGTLDYLPPEMIEGHTHNEKVDLWCIGVLCYELLVGNPPFESASHNETYRRIVKVDLKFPSSVPTGAQDLISRLLKHNPSERLPLAQVSAHPWVQAHSRRVLPPSALQSVP from the exons ATGGCCCTACGGCCGGCAGACG CTACCCCAGGCCAGAAGCTGGTGGAGAACAATAGTGGGACAACCAACTTGTTAAT GCGGTTCTTCACACTTGACGACTTTGAGATTGGGCGTCCTTTGGGCAAAGGCAAGTTTGGAAATGTGTACTTGGCTCGGGAGAAGAAAACCCATTTCATCGTGGCACTCAAGGTCCTCTTCAAATCTCAGATAGAGAAGGAAGGTGTGGAGCACCAGCTGCGCAGGGAGATTGAAATCCAGGCCCATCTGCA GCATCCCAACATCTTGCGTCTCTACAACTATTTCTATGACCGGCGGAGGATCTACCTGATTCTGGAGTATGCCCCCCGAGGGGAGCTCTACAAGGAGCTGCAGAAGAGCAGCACTTTTGATGAACAGCGAACAGCCACG ATCATGGAGGAGTTGGCAGATGCTCTGATTTACTGCCATGGGAAGAAGGTGATTCACAGAGACATAAAGCCAGAGAATCTGCTCCTGGGGCTCCAGGGAGAGCTGAAGATTGCCGACTTTGGCTGGTCTGTGCACGCCCCCTCCCTGAG GAGGAAGACGATGTGTGGCACCCTGGACTACCTTCCCCCAGAGATGATTGAGGGGCACACACACAATGAGAAAGTGGATCTGTGGTGCATCGGGGTGCTCTGCTACGAGCTGCTGGTGGGAAACCCACCCTTCGAGAGTGCTTCACACAATGAGACATATCGGCGCATTGTCAAG GTGGACCTGAAGTTcccttcctctgtgcctacaGGAGCCCAGGACCTCATCTCCAGGCTGCTCAAACATAACCCCTCAGAACGCCTGCCCCTGGCCCAGGTCTCAGCCCACCCTTGGGTCCAGGCCCACTCTCGGAGGgtgctgcctccctctgcccttcaGTCTGTCCCCTGA
- the AURKB gene encoding aurora kinase B isoform X5, producing MALRPADATPGQKLVENNSGTTNLLMHPNILRLYNYFYDRRRIYLILEYAPRGELYKELQKSSTFDEQRTATIMEELADALIYCHGKKVIHRDIKPENLLLGLQGELKIADFGWSVHAPSLRRKTMCGTLDYLPPEMIEGHTHNEKVDLWCIGVLCYELLVGNPPFESASHNETYRRIVKVDLKFPSSVPTGAQDLISRLLKHNPSERLPLAQVSAHPWVQAHSRRVLPPSALQSVP from the exons ATGGCCCTACGGCCGGCAGACG CTACCCCAGGCCAGAAGCTGGTGGAGAACAATAGTGGGACAACCAACTTGTTAAT GCATCCCAACATCTTGCGTCTCTACAACTATTTCTATGACCGGCGGAGGATCTACCTGATTCTGGAGTATGCCCCCCGAGGGGAGCTCTACAAGGAGCTGCAGAAGAGCAGCACTTTTGATGAACAGCGAACAGCCACG ATCATGGAGGAGTTGGCAGATGCTCTGATTTACTGCCATGGGAAGAAGGTGATTCACAGAGACATAAAGCCAGAGAATCTGCTCCTGGGGCTCCAGGGAGAGCTGAAGATTGCCGACTTTGGCTGGTCTGTGCACGCCCCCTCCCTGAG GAGGAAGACGATGTGTGGCACCCTGGACTACCTTCCCCCAGAGATGATTGAGGGGCACACACACAATGAGAAAGTGGATCTGTGGTGCATCGGGGTGCTCTGCTACGAGCTGCTGGTGGGAAACCCACCCTTCGAGAGTGCTTCACACAATGAGACATATCGGCGCATTGTCAAG GTGGACCTGAAGTTcccttcctctgtgcctacaGGAGCCCAGGACCTCATCTCCAGGCTGCTCAAACATAACCCCTCAGAACGCCTGCCCCTGGCCCAGGTCTCAGCCCACCCTTGGGTCCAGGCCCACTCTCGGAGGgtgctgcctccctctgcccttcaGTCTGTCCCCTGA
- the AURKB gene encoding aurora kinase B isoform X4 — translation MALRPADAHSNSVTGTKAPSELSAAPYQAHSGLNTLPQRVLQKELATPSALVLMSRSNAQPTATPGQKLVENNSGTTNLLMHPNILRLYNYFYDRRRIYLILEYAPRGELYKELQKSSTFDEQRTATIMEELADALIYCHGKKVIHRDIKPENLLLGLQGELKIADFGWSVHAPSLRRKTMCGTLDYLPPEMIEGHTHNEKVDLWCIGVLCYELLVGNPPFESASHNETYRRIVKVDLKFPSSVPTGAQDLISRLLKHNPSERLPLAQVSAHPWVQAHSRRVLPPSALQSVP, via the exons ATGGCCCTACGGCCGGCAGACG CACATTCCAACTCGGTCACTGGGACAAAGGCACCCTCAGAGCTGTCTGCTGCTCCTTATCAGGCTCACTCTGGCCTAAACACCCTGCCCCAGAGAGTCCTCCAGAAGGAACTTGCCACGCCATCTGCACTTGTCCTCATGAGCCGTTCCAATGCCCAGCCCACAG CTACCCCAGGCCAGAAGCTGGTGGAGAACAATAGTGGGACAACCAACTTGTTAAT GCATCCCAACATCTTGCGTCTCTACAACTATTTCTATGACCGGCGGAGGATCTACCTGATTCTGGAGTATGCCCCCCGAGGGGAGCTCTACAAGGAGCTGCAGAAGAGCAGCACTTTTGATGAACAGCGAACAGCCACG ATCATGGAGGAGTTGGCAGATGCTCTGATTTACTGCCATGGGAAGAAGGTGATTCACAGAGACATAAAGCCAGAGAATCTGCTCCTGGGGCTCCAGGGAGAGCTGAAGATTGCCGACTTTGGCTGGTCTGTGCACGCCCCCTCCCTGAG GAGGAAGACGATGTGTGGCACCCTGGACTACCTTCCCCCAGAGATGATTGAGGGGCACACACACAATGAGAAAGTGGATCTGTGGTGCATCGGGGTGCTCTGCTACGAGCTGCTGGTGGGAAACCCACCCTTCGAGAGTGCTTCACACAATGAGACATATCGGCGCATTGTCAAG GTGGACCTGAAGTTcccttcctctgtgcctacaGGAGCCCAGGACCTCATCTCCAGGCTGCTCAAACATAACCCCTCAGAACGCCTGCCCCTGGCCCAGGTCTCAGCCCACCCTTGGGTCCAGGCCCACTCTCGGAGGgtgctgcctccctctgcccttcaGTCTGTCCCCTGA
- the AURKB gene encoding aurora kinase B isoform X1: MALRPADAHSNSVTGTKAPSELSAAPYQAHSGLNTLPQRVLQKELATPSALVLMSRSNAQPTATPGQKLVENNSGTTNLLMRFFTLDDFEIGRPLGKGKFGNVYLAREKKTHFIVALKVLFKSQIEKEGVEHQLRREIEIQAHLQHPNILRLYNYFYDRRRIYLILEYAPRGELYKELQKSSTFDEQRTATIMEELADALIYCHGKKVIHRDIKPENLLLGLQGELKIADFGWSVHAPSLRRKTMCGTLDYLPPEMIEGHTHNEKVDLWCIGVLCYELLVGNPPFESASHNETYRRIVKVDLKFPSSVPTGAQDLISRLLKHNPSERLPLAQVSAHPWVQAHSRRVLPPSALQSVP, encoded by the exons ATGGCCCTACGGCCGGCAGACG CACATTCCAACTCGGTCACTGGGACAAAGGCACCCTCAGAGCTGTCTGCTGCTCCTTATCAGGCTCACTCTGGCCTAAACACCCTGCCCCAGAGAGTCCTCCAGAAGGAACTTGCCACGCCATCTGCACTTGTCCTCATGAGCCGTTCCAATGCCCAGCCCACAG CTACCCCAGGCCAGAAGCTGGTGGAGAACAATAGTGGGACAACCAACTTGTTAAT GCGGTTCTTCACACTTGACGACTTTGAGATTGGGCGTCCTTTGGGCAAAGGCAAGTTTGGAAATGTGTACTTGGCTCGGGAGAAGAAAACCCATTTCATCGTGGCACTCAAGGTCCTCTTCAAATCTCAGATAGAGAAGGAAGGTGTGGAGCACCAGCTGCGCAGGGAGATTGAAATCCAGGCCCATCTGCA GCATCCCAACATCTTGCGTCTCTACAACTATTTCTATGACCGGCGGAGGATCTACCTGATTCTGGAGTATGCCCCCCGAGGGGAGCTCTACAAGGAGCTGCAGAAGAGCAGCACTTTTGATGAACAGCGAACAGCCACG ATCATGGAGGAGTTGGCAGATGCTCTGATTTACTGCCATGGGAAGAAGGTGATTCACAGAGACATAAAGCCAGAGAATCTGCTCCTGGGGCTCCAGGGAGAGCTGAAGATTGCCGACTTTGGCTGGTCTGTGCACGCCCCCTCCCTGAG GAGGAAGACGATGTGTGGCACCCTGGACTACCTTCCCCCAGAGATGATTGAGGGGCACACACACAATGAGAAAGTGGATCTGTGGTGCATCGGGGTGCTCTGCTACGAGCTGCTGGTGGGAAACCCACCCTTCGAGAGTGCTTCACACAATGAGACATATCGGCGCATTGTCAAG GTGGACCTGAAGTTcccttcctctgtgcctacaGGAGCCCAGGACCTCATCTCCAGGCTGCTCAAACATAACCCCTCAGAACGCCTGCCCCTGGCCCAGGTCTCAGCCCACCCTTGGGTCCAGGCCCACTCTCGGAGGgtgctgcctccctctgcccttcaGTCTGTCCCCTGA